CCGCTTCGAGCAGTTCGCGATAGGCGGCGAACGACGCGTGGTTCGCCGCGTCGAAGACCTCGCGCGCTCCGGGATCGGCGGCCACATCCGGCGGGACGACGAAGACCGGCTCGTCGGAGAAGGTGACGTAGCGCTGCGACTGCTGGTTGTAGCTCGCGAGGCGGTGGCGGACGAGCTGGTGCGTCATCGCCCGGCTCACGCCGTCGATCGCGAACGTGTACGAGGCGTGCTCGAGCGCCGAGGTGTGTCCCGAGGAGAGGATCGTGCGCAGGACCTTGCGTACCGCCTCGTCCGACATCGACTCCATGAGGTCGGCGGCGCCGACCGGGGCGTAGCACAGCCGGGCCGCGACGGCGATCGCCCGCTCGGGGTCGGATGTGTGATGGAGGAGCCGGACGTCCACGCTGCGCCTTCCGGGATGAGAAAGGGAGGCGGGCGAACCCGCCTCCCCATGATACCAGGGCCTGCGCGCAGCGGTTACTCGGCCGGCGTCTCCTCGACGGGGGCCTCGACGACCGTCTCCTCGACCTCTACCGGCTCCTCGACCTCTACCGGCTCCTCGACGACCGGCTCGACGACGTCCGCCGCGGCGGCGCCGGACTCCACCGCCCCGGCGGTCTCGTGCTTGGCGGCACGGCCCGCGCGACCGGCGTCGCGAGCGGCCTTGGCCTCGCGAGCGGCGAGCGCGGACTCCTCGTGCGCCTTGCGGCGAGCATCGCGCTCGGCGGTCTCCCGATCGAGGACGGCGGTCGCGTTGCTGCCGAACTTGTCGGCGAAGCGCTGGACGCGCCCGCCGGTGTCGACGAACTTCTGCTTGCCCGTGTAGAACGGGTGACACGACGAGCAGAGCTCGACATGGAGATCCGCCTTGGTCGAGCGAGTCATGAAGGTGTTCCCGCACGAGCAGGTCACCTTGGTCTCGACGTAGTCGGGATGTATTCCCTGGCGCACCGAAGTCACCTCCGAAACGGCCTGGTTTCCGACCAGGCACAGACAGCCGAAAGAGGATAGCACGCGCCCAGGAGCGAGGCAAACGCGCGAGAACGGCCGAACCCCGCCCTCAGTCGCCGTTGTTGAGCTTCGCCTTGCTGATGGCGGCGAGGAACTCGCGGTTGCTCTTCGTCTGCCGGAGCTTGTCGATGAGCAGCTCGAGGGCGGCCGCCGCATCCAGCGAGTGCAGGACGCGGCGCAGCTTCCAGATGTATGGCGCCTCGACCGGGTCGAGGAGCAGCTCCTCCTTGCGAGTGCCCGACTGGATGACGTCGATCGCCGGGAAGATGCGCTTGTCGGCGAGGCGCCGGTCGAGACGGAGCTCCATGTTGCCCGTGCCCTTGAACTCCTCGAAGATCACCTCGTCCATCTTCGAACCGGTGTCGACGAGCGCGGTGGCGATGATTGTGAGGCTGCCTCCGAACTCGATGTTGCGCGCCGCGCCGAAGAACCGCTTCGGCGGATAGAGCGCCGTCGAGTCGACGCCGCCGGAGAGGATGCGTCCGCTCGCGGGGGTCGCGAGGTTGTAGGCGCGCGCGAGGCGGGTGATGGAATCGAGAAGGATGACGACGTCGAAACCGCTCTCGACGAGACGCTTGGCGCGCTCCATCACCAGCTCGGCCACAGCGATGTGGTTCTCGCTGGGCATGTCGAAGGTCGACGAGAGGACCTCGCCATGGATGGAGCGCTCCATGTCCGTGACCTCTTCAGGCCGCTCGTCAACGAGCAGGCACATGAGGTGTACGTCGGGGTCGTTGGTGGCGATCGACGCGGCGATGTCCTTGAGGATGGTCGTCTTGCCCGCCTTCGGCGGCGAGACGATGAGCCCTCGCTGGCCGCGGCCGATGGGAGCGACGAGGTCGATGATCCGCGACGTTATCTCCTCGGGCTTCCACTCCATGCGGAACTTGTCGTCGGGGTAGACCGGCGTGAGGTCGCGGAACTCCTTGCGGCCCTTCAGCGCCTCCGGATCCCTCCCGTTGACCGACTCGACCTTGAGCAGCGCGGCGTACTTCTCGGTCTCCTTGGGAGGGCGGACCTGCCCCTTGACGAGGTCGCCGCGACGGAGCTCCCAGCGCCGGACCTGCGACATAGAGCAATAGACGTCTTTGTCGCCCGGTAGGTAGCCGCTCGTGCGGATGAAGCCGTAGCCCTCCGGCAGGATGTCGAGGACGCCGACGATA
This is a stretch of genomic DNA from Coriobacteriia bacterium. It encodes these proteins:
- the thyX gene encoding FAD-dependent thymidylate synthase, with amino-acid sequence MDVRLLHHTSDPERAIAVAARLCYAPVGAADLMESMSDEAVRKVLRTILSSGHTSALEHASYTFAIDGVSRAMTHQLVRHRLASYNQQSQRYVTFSDEPVFVVPPDVAADPGAREVFDAANHASFAAYRELLEAGVSAEDARYVLPNATETKIVVTMNVRELLHFFELRCCNRAQWEIRELATRMLEIAAETAPYVFHDAGAACRRGPCPEGKMTCGDPYPKAGPRG
- the rpmE gene encoding 50S ribosomal protein L31; translated protein: MRQGIHPDYVETKVTCSCGNTFMTRSTKADLHVELCSSCHPFYTGKQKFVDTGGRVQRFADKFGSNATAVLDRETAERDARRKAHEESALAAREAKAARDAGRAGRAAKHETAGAVESGAAAADVVEPVVEEPVEVEEPVEVEETVVEAPVEETPAE